A DNA window from Sphingopyxis macrogoltabida contains the following coding sequences:
- the rpsF gene encoding 30S ribosomal protein S6, translating to MPFYEHVFIARQDLSQAQVDALAETVTNVIGEYKGQVHKTETWGLKQLAYKIAKNRKGHYVMLSAEVSGEAIAEIERQAAINEDIIRWLTIKVDELEKGPSVMMRKQERRGGRGRDRDGEE from the coding sequence ATGCCGTTTTACGAGCATGTCTTTATCGCGCGTCAGGACCTGAGCCAGGCTCAGGTCGATGCGCTGGCGGAAACCGTCACCAACGTCATCGGCGAATATAAGGGCCAGGTTCACAAGACCGAAACCTGGGGCCTGAAGCAGCTCGCCTACAAGATCGCGAAGAACCGCAAGGGCCATTATGTGATGCTCTCGGCCGAAGTGTCGGGCGAAGCCATCGCAGAAATCGAGCGCCAGGCCGCGATCAACGAAGATATCATCCGCTGGCTGACCATCAAGGTCGACGAACTCGAAAAGGGTCCGTCGGTGATGATGCGCAAGCAGGAACGCCGCGGCGGCCGTGGCCGTGACCGCGACGGCGAAGAATAA
- the fabD gene encoding ACP S-malonyltransferase has product MRAFIFPGQGSQAVGMGKALADASPVAREVFQEVDDALGQKLFQLMSEGPEDQLTLTENAQPVIMANAIATLRVLEKEGGVTLSAKADYVAGHSLGEYSALCAAGAFDLATTARLLKTRGQAMQAAVPVGVGAMAALLGADIETAQKLADVAAEGEVCTVANDNDPSQVVISGHKGAVERAVALVKDFGIKRGVLLPVSAPFHCPLMQAAADAMAEALGANPPAAPLVPVVANVTASPVSDADTIRDLLVQQVTGRVRWRESVGAMEDIGVAQFVEFGGKVLSPMVKRSAAGEVETISVISMDDIEALLKAL; this is encoded by the coding sequence ATGCGCGCATTCATCTTTCCGGGTCAGGGCAGCCAGGCGGTCGGCATGGGCAAGGCGCTTGCCGACGCATCGCCGGTCGCGCGCGAGGTCTTTCAGGAAGTCGACGACGCGCTCGGCCAGAAGCTGTTCCAGTTGATGAGCGAAGGTCCCGAGGACCAGCTCACCCTCACCGAAAATGCCCAGCCGGTGATCATGGCGAACGCGATCGCGACCTTGCGCGTGCTCGAAAAGGAAGGCGGCGTGACGCTCTCGGCCAAGGCCGATTATGTCGCGGGCCACAGCCTCGGCGAATATAGCGCGCTCTGCGCTGCCGGGGCCTTCGACCTTGCGACCACCGCGCGGCTGCTCAAGACGCGCGGGCAGGCGATGCAGGCGGCGGTGCCCGTCGGCGTCGGCGCGATGGCGGCGCTGCTCGGCGCCGATATCGAGACGGCGCAGAAGCTCGCCGATGTAGCAGCCGAGGGTGAGGTCTGCACCGTCGCGAACGACAACGATCCGTCGCAGGTCGTGATCTCGGGCCACAAGGGTGCGGTCGAGCGCGCGGTTGCGCTGGTCAAGGACTTCGGGATCAAGCGCGGCGTGCTGCTCCCCGTGTCGGCGCCGTTCCACTGCCCGCTGATGCAGGCGGCGGCAGATGCGATGGCCGAAGCGCTGGGCGCGAACCCGCCCGCCGCGCCGCTGGTCCCGGTCGTCGCCAACGTCACTGCGAGCCCGGTCAGCGATGCCGACACGATCCGCGATCTCCTCGTCCAGCAGGTCACCGGCCGCGTCCGCTGGCGCGAGAGCGTCGGTGCGATGGAAGATATCGGCGTCGCGCAATTCGTCGAATTCGGCGGCAAGGTCCTGTCGCCGATGGTGAAGCGCAGCGCTGCCGGCGAGGTCGAGACGATCAGCGTGATCTCGATGGATGACATCGAGGCTTTGCTCAAAGCTCTTTAA
- the fabG gene encoding 3-oxoacyl-[acyl-carrier-protein] reductase produces MFNLTGMTALVTGASGGIGSAIAQALAAQGARLAVSGSNAEKLNGFRDSLGGDHVALPCNLGDAAAVDALVPSAVEALGQLDILVNNAGVTRDNLILRMKDDEWSDVIRINLEANFRLARAAAKPMMKARFGRIISITSVVGATGNPGQANYAASKAGVTGMTKALAQELASRGVTVNCVAPGFIATAMTDDLPDAQKEALNQRIPAGRMGEGSDIAAAVVYLASKEAAYVTGQTLHVNGGMAMLS; encoded by the coding sequence ATGTTTAATCTCACCGGCATGACCGCCCTCGTCACCGGCGCCTCGGGCGGCATCGGTTCGGCCATCGCGCAGGCACTGGCCGCGCAGGGAGCGCGGCTTGCGGTGTCGGGTTCCAATGCGGAGAAGCTGAACGGTTTTCGCGACAGCCTTGGCGGCGACCATGTCGCGCTGCCGTGTAATCTCGGTGATGCGGCCGCCGTCGATGCGCTCGTGCCGTCGGCGGTCGAGGCGTTGGGGCAACTCGACATCCTCGTCAACAATGCCGGGGTTACCCGCGACAATCTGATCCTGCGGATGAAGGACGACGAATGGTCGGACGTGATCCGCATCAACCTCGAGGCCAATTTCCGCCTCGCGCGCGCGGCAGCCAAGCCGATGATGAAGGCGCGCTTCGGCCGCATCATCTCGATCACCAGCGTCGTCGGTGCGACGGGCAATCCGGGGCAGGCCAATTATGCTGCGTCAAAGGCGGGTGTCACCGGCATGACCAAGGCGCTGGCGCAGGAACTGGCGAGCCGCGGCGTCACGGTGAACTGCGTCGCACCGGGCTTCATCGCCACCGCGATGACCGATGACCTGCCCGACGCGCAGAAGGAAGCGCTCAACCAGCGCATCCCGGCGGGCCGCATGGGCGAGGGAAGCGATATCGCCGCGGCGGTCGTCTATCTAGCGTCGAAGGAAGCCGCCTATGTCACCGGGCAGACGCTGCATGTGAACGGCGGGATGGCGATGCTGTCCTGA
- a CDS encoding Mur ligase family protein produces the protein MAENKSYFFCGIGGSGMLPLAMIVAARGSAVSGSDRSRDQGRSPDKFGWIESHGIALFPQDGSGPQAGQTLVASAAVEDSVPDVAAANALGLPRMTRADLNAALFNAAERAIGVGGTSGKSTVTGMVGWILDRADRKPTVMNGAVMRNFANDTMPFASALVGDAATYVSEVDESDGSIALYQPDVAVVTNISLDHKSLAELHQLFGDFAAKARIAVINADDPESAPLLAGGNVMRFGFSDAAAIRGSDFEALPDGCRFAVSFAGDRHEVRLRMPGRHNAANALAAIAAARAVNIPVGQSVAALADFAGLARRYEVLGQANGVTVIDDFAHNPDKVAATLAAVAELPGRALLFFQPHGYGPLRQMGKELAASFAAGIRPDDRLFVCDPVYFGGTVDRSIGSEALVADIVAGGGNAAHLTTRAACGAAMLDEAKPGDRILILGARDDTLTEFGQELLEKLAARA, from the coding sequence ATGGCCGAAAACAAATCCTATTTCTTCTGCGGCATCGGCGGTTCGGGCATGCTGCCGCTCGCAATGATCGTCGCGGCGCGCGGCAGCGCCGTTTCGGGGTCGGACCGCAGCCGCGATCAGGGCCGCTCGCCCGACAAGTTCGGCTGGATTGAAAGCCACGGGATCGCACTGTTCCCGCAGGACGGCAGCGGACCGCAGGCGGGCCAGACGCTCGTCGCTTCGGCGGCGGTCGAGGATAGCGTTCCCGACGTCGCGGCCGCCAATGCGCTCGGCCTGCCGCGGATGACGCGCGCCGACCTCAACGCCGCGCTGTTCAACGCCGCCGAACGGGCGATCGGCGTCGGCGGCACCAGCGGCAAATCGACCGTCACCGGCATGGTCGGGTGGATCCTCGACCGCGCGGACCGCAAGCCCACGGTGATGAACGGTGCCGTGATGCGCAATTTCGCGAACGACACCATGCCCTTCGCCAGCGCGCTGGTCGGCGATGCCGCGACCTATGTCAGCGAAGTCGACGAAAGCGACGGCTCGATCGCGCTTTATCAGCCCGATGTCGCCGTCGTCACCAACATCAGCCTCGACCACAAGAGCCTCGCCGAACTGCACCAATTGTTCGGCGATTTCGCCGCCAAGGCGCGGATCGCCGTGATCAACGCCGACGACCCCGAATCCGCTCCGTTGCTGGCAGGCGGCAACGTCATGCGTTTCGGCTTTTCGGATGCGGCGGCGATCCGGGGCAGCGATTTCGAGGCGCTGCCCGACGGCTGCCGCTTTGCCGTCAGCTTCGCGGGCGACCGCCACGAGGTTCGCCTGCGGATGCCCGGCCGCCACAATGCCGCCAACGCTCTCGCGGCGATCGCGGCGGCGCGCGCGGTCAATATCCCGGTCGGCCAATCGGTCGCCGCGCTCGCCGATTTCGCCGGCCTCGCGCGCCGCTACGAGGTGCTGGGACAGGCGAATGGCGTCACGGTGATCGACGATTTCGCGCACAATCCCGACAAGGTCGCCGCCACGCTCGCCGCCGTCGCCGAACTTCCCGGCCGCGCCCTGCTCTTCTTTCAGCCGCACGGTTACGGCCCGCTCCGCCAGATGGGCAAGGAGCTCGCCGCCAGCTTCGCCGCGGGAATACGCCCCGACGACCGGCTCTTCGTCTGCGATCCGGTCTATTTCGGCGGCACGGTCGACCGCAGCATCGGCAGCGAAGCACTGGTGGCCGACATCGTCGCGGGCGGCGGCAATGCGGCGCATCTGACCACCCGCGCGGCGTGCGGCGCGGCGATGCTCGACGAAGCAAAGCCGGGCGACCGCATTCTCATCCTTGGCGCACGCGACGACACGCTGACCGAATTCGGGCAGGAATTGCTGGAAAAGCTGGCCGCGCGCGCTTGA
- the rpsR gene encoding 30S ribosomal protein S18 produces the protein MARPFFRRRKTCPFSQKDAPVIDYKDVRLLQGYLSERGKIVPSRITAVSTKKQRELAKAIKRARHIGLLPYIVK, from the coding sequence ATGGCACGACCCTTTTTCCGCCGCCGCAAGACCTGCCCCTTCAGCCAGAAGGACGCACCGGTCATCGATTACAAGGACGTCCGCCTGCTCCAGGGTTACCTGTCGGAGCGCGGCAAGATCGTCCCGTCGCGGATCACCGCGGTGTCCACCAAGAAGCAGCGTGAGCTGGCCAAGGCGATCAAGCGCGCCCGCCACATCGGCCTGCTTCCCTACATTGTGAAGTAA
- the rplI gene encoding 50S ribosomal protein L9 produces MEIILLERIEKLGGIGDVVTVKNGFARNFLLPNNKALRANDANRKLFEANRSKIEADNAERRTDAEGRAKDIDGKQVVLIRQASNTGQLYGSVSVRDIVDALIEDGVTGVTKAMVELERPIKALGLVDVKVKLHPEVAVTVGVNVARSPDEAEMQKQGIDVIAAMFEEEQAEAVASALEPDSEDEFEEATPPSEVAAEEAPAADEDEEA; encoded by the coding sequence ATGGAAATCATCCTGCTCGAACGTATCGAGAAACTGGGCGGTATCGGCGACGTCGTCACCGTCAAGAACGGCTTTGCCCGTAACTTCCTGCTGCCGAACAACAAGGCGCTGCGCGCGAACGACGCGAACCGCAAGCTGTTCGAAGCCAACCGTTCGAAGATCGAGGCCGACAACGCCGAGCGTCGAACCGACGCCGAAGGCCGCGCCAAGGACATCGACGGCAAGCAGGTCGTCCTGATCCGTCAGGCATCGAACACCGGCCAGCTCTACGGCTCGGTTTCGGTTCGCGACATCGTCGATGCGCTGATCGAAGACGGCGTCACTGGCGTCACCAAGGCGATGGTCGAACTCGAACGCCCGATCAAGGCGCTCGGTCTCGTCGACGTCAAGGTGAAGCTGCACCCGGAAGTCGCAGTGACCGTCGGCGTCAACGTCGCACGCTCGCCCGACGAAGCCGAAATGCAGAAGCAGGGCATCGACGTCATCGCGGCGATGTTCGAGGAAGAACAGGCCGAAGCCGTTGCTTCGGCGCTGGAACCCGACAGCGAAGACGAGTTCGAGGAAGCCACCCCGCCGTCGGAAGTCGCCGCCGAGGAAGCTCCCGCTGCGGACGAGGATGAAGAGGCCTGA
- a CDS encoding TonB-dependent receptor, with translation MKFKALIGTSILAMTVATPAFAQDAPAETERDAFGGEIVVTAQRQSERLQDVPIAVSAFSSEALEAQQIKTPSDLQLTLPNVTFTKTNFTGASFTIRGIGDLCVGTTCDSATAIHLNGDPLFSTRLFETEFFDLERIEVLRGPQGTLFGRNATSGVVNVITAKPKLGLFEAAAEGEYGNYDSIKGKAMVNIPIGDTIALRVAGIYLNRDGYTKNTFLNTRIDDRDLYSVRGSLRWEPTDNTTIDLMGSYFREKDQRTRIQKQLCQRDPTGILGCLNTRLDNSPFNGNSTFTAALTSREFLATQGIPAAFALGSLYGPDVYGNTTIPADPRTVNTAYTPSYFTSELTLQGQIEHDFGPVSLQVSGQYQKVKLDASQDYNSNVGDRSLYAGGLGTLQAAANGAFDGILPGFSNYIGPVAAAIIPDGPGGQLCTSLAEESGFGSFGGNKICSDQSLQFDRSNQYNSSWSVESILTSDLDGPFNFLIGGIYADYHLTENSYYVNAFPIDYLTGVLGAFNSYANGLPPSFLGTPFFRNNTGDLKIKSYGIFGETYFEVNDKLKLTLGLRYNNDKKTVVARSTLASFLVPFGQTGTAFDSPFVVTFDADPGTPGNQIEQRRSVKFNEWTGRAVVDYKITDDNLLYASYSRGYKSGGINPPLQPIFEVPESFQPEQVDAFEIGSKNAFGGGALQLNLTAFYYKYKKLQLSKIVARTAVNDNVDADIYGFEIEGMVRPDPDWVINLGFSYLHTKVTEDKFTSNPRDFGGGRSDAVIIKDITNAANCAVAPGTSGNAAGSNAFVNFVNNAINAGIDVNGDGTIGAGDIRPGAGLQGTTAFPADGGIASTGAFSICGVLQSYAAAAGNLFDPNGIQVFTAGIPVNIKGNQLPQAPNYKFSAGVQYTAHLGDMTLVPRVDLAYTGESYGSIFNGNVNRIKGYAQVNAQLQLNGADDKWFVKGFIQNIFNANSVTGLYITDQSSGNYTNIFTLEPRRYGIAAGVRF, from the coding sequence ATGAAGTTCAAGGCACTGATCGGAACCTCGATCCTTGCGATGACGGTGGCGACGCCGGCCTTCGCGCAGGATGCACCGGCCGAAACCGAACGGGACGCGTTCGGCGGCGAAATCGTCGTCACCGCGCAGCGCCAGTCGGAACGTCTGCAGGACGTGCCGATCGCGGTCAGCGCCTTTTCATCCGAAGCGCTCGAAGCGCAGCAGATCAAGACCCCGTCGGATCTTCAGCTGACGCTACCCAACGTCACCTTCACCAAGACCAACTTCACCGGCGCCAGCTTTACCATCCGCGGGATCGGCGACCTTTGCGTCGGCACGACCTGCGACAGCGCCACGGCAATCCACCTGAACGGCGACCCGCTGTTCTCGACCCGCCTGTTCGAAACCGAGTTCTTCGACCTCGAACGCATCGAAGTGCTGCGCGGGCCGCAGGGTACGCTGTTCGGCCGCAATGCGACGTCGGGCGTGGTCAACGTGATCACCGCCAAGCCGAAACTCGGCCTCTTCGAGGCGGCGGCCGAAGGCGAATATGGCAATTATGATTCGATCAAGGGCAAGGCGATGGTGAATATTCCCATCGGCGACACCATCGCCCTTCGCGTCGCGGGCATCTATCTCAACCGCGACGGCTATACGAAGAACACTTTCCTCAATACGCGCATCGACGATCGCGATCTCTATTCGGTCCGCGGCTCGCTGCGCTGGGAACCGACCGACAACACGACCATCGATCTGATGGGATCCTATTTCCGCGAAAAGGATCAGCGCACCCGTATCCAGAAACAGCTTTGCCAGCGCGATCCGACCGGCATCCTCGGCTGTCTCAACACGCGCCTCGACAATTCGCCGTTCAACGGCAATTCGACCTTCACCGCCGCGCTGACATCGCGCGAATTCCTCGCGACGCAGGGCATTCCGGCGGCGTTCGCACTCGGCAGCCTTTATGGCCCCGACGTCTATGGCAATACCACGATCCCCGCCGACCCGCGGACGGTGAACACCGCCTATACGCCGAGCTACTTCACCAGCGAGCTGACGCTGCAAGGGCAGATCGAGCATGATTTCGGGCCGGTCTCGCTGCAGGTCTCGGGCCAATATCAAAAGGTCAAGCTCGACGCGTCGCAGGACTATAACAGCAACGTCGGCGATCGCTCACTCTATGCGGGCGGTCTCGGCACATTGCAGGCGGCGGCAAACGGGGCCTTCGACGGCATCCTGCCGGGCTTTTCCAACTATATTGGGCCGGTCGCCGCGGCGATCATCCCCGACGGCCCCGGGGGTCAGCTGTGCACCTCGCTGGCCGAGGAAAGCGGCTTCGGCAGCTTCGGCGGCAACAAGATCTGCAGCGACCAGTCGCTGCAATTCGACCGGTCGAACCAGTATAACAGTAGCTGGTCGGTCGAAAGCATCCTGACCAGCGATCTCGACGGGCCGTTCAATTTCCTGATCGGCGGCATTTATGCCGACTATCACCTGACCGAGAACAGCTATTATGTGAACGCCTTCCCGATCGACTATCTGACCGGCGTTCTCGGGGCGTTCAATTCCTATGCCAACGGCCTGCCGCCGTCGTTCCTCGGCACGCCTTTCTTCCGCAACAACACGGGCGACTTGAAGATCAAGTCGTACGGCATCTTCGGCGAAACCTATTTCGAAGTGAACGACAAGCTGAAACTGACGCTCGGCCTGCGCTACAATAACGACAAGAAAACCGTCGTCGCCCGGTCGACGCTGGCCAGCTTCCTCGTGCCGTTCGGACAGACCGGTACCGCATTCGATTCACCGTTCGTAGTGACCTTCGACGCCGATCCGGGCACGCCGGGCAACCAGATCGAACAGCGCCGCAGCGTGAAGTTCAACGAATGGACCGGCCGAGCGGTGGTCGACTACAAGATCACCGACGACAACCTGCTCTATGCGTCCTATTCGCGGGGCTATAAATCGGGAGGTATCAACCCGCCGCTGCAGCCGATCTTCGAAGTCCCCGAATCGTTCCAGCCCGAACAGGTCGATGCGTTCGAAATCGGTTCGAAGAATGCTTTTGGCGGCGGCGCGCTGCAATTGAACCTGACGGCCTTCTACTACAAGTACAAGAAGCTGCAGCTCAGCAAGATCGTCGCGCGTACCGCGGTCAACGATAACGTCGACGCCGACATCTACGGCTTCGAAATCGAAGGCATGGTCCGCCCCGATCCCGACTGGGTGATCAACCTCGGCTTCAGCTATCTCCACACGAAAGTTACCGAAGACAAGTTCACCAGCAACCCGCGCGACTTTGGCGGCGGCCGCTCCGATGCGGTCATCATCAAGGACATCACCAACGCGGCGAACTGCGCCGTGGCACCGGGAACCTCGGGGAATGCCGCGGGCAGCAATGCCTTCGTCAACTTCGTCAACAATGCGATCAATGCGGGGATCGACGTCAATGGCGACGGTACCATCGGTGCCGGCGACATTCGTCCGGGCGCGGGCCTGCAAGGCACCACCGCCTTCCCGGCCGACGGCGGGATCGCATCGACCGGCGCATTCAGCATCTGCGGCGTGCTGCAAAGCTATGCGGCGGCGGCGGGCAATCTGTTCGACCCGAACGGGATTCAGGTCTTCACCGCAGGCATTCCGGTCAACATCAAGGGCAACCAGTTGCCGCAGGCGCCGAATTACAAGTTCAGCGCGGGCGTGCAATATACCGCGCATCTTGGCGACATGACTCTCGTCCCGCGCGTCGACCTTGCCTATACCGGCGAGAGCTATGGCAGCATCTTCAACGGCAACGTCAACCGGATCAAGGGCTATGCCCAGGTCAACGCGCAGTTGCAGCTCAACGGCGCCGACGACAAATGGTTCGTGAAGGGGTTCATCCAGAACATCTTCAACGCCAACAGCGTCACCGGCCTGTACATCACCGATCAGTCGTCGGGTAACTACACCAACATCTTCACTCTCGAACCGCGCCGCTACGGCATCGCGGCGGGCGTGCGGTTCTAA
- the folE gene encoding GTP cyclohydrolase I FolE: MTKVELGPDGKPVVPEEVLGAVRTLIEWAGDDPSREGLLDTPKRVARAWLEYCQGYADDPAIHLSRTFEEVGGYDEIVMLRDIPFQSHCEHHMAPITGKASIAYLPKDRVVGISKLARVLNGYARRLQVQERLTAEVAKCIWDNLQPHGVAVVIDAQHGCMTGRGVRTPGVGMVTSRLLGSFLDDERSRKEVLALMGY; this comes from the coding sequence ATGACGAAGGTGGAACTGGGACCGGACGGCAAGCCCGTGGTGCCCGAAGAGGTGCTGGGCGCGGTCCGCACGCTGATCGAATGGGCGGGCGACGATCCGTCGCGCGAAGGGTTGCTCGATACGCCGAAGCGCGTCGCGCGGGCGTGGCTCGAATATTGCCAGGGCTATGCCGACGATCCCGCGATCCACCTGTCGCGCACCTTCGAGGAGGTCGGCGGCTATGACGAGATCGTGATGCTTCGTGACATCCCGTTCCAGTCGCATTGCGAACATCATATGGCGCCGATTACCGGCAAGGCGTCGATCGCCTATCTCCCCAAGGATCGTGTCGTCGGCATTTCGAAGCTGGCGCGGGTGCTCAATGGCTATGCCCGCCGGTTGCAGGTGCAGGAACGCCTGACCGCCGAGGTTGCAAAATGCATCTGGGACAATCTCCAGCCGCATGGCGTCGCGGTGGTGATCGACGCCCAGCACGGGTGCATGACCGGGCGCGGCGTCCGCACCCCCGGCGTCGGCATGGTGACGAGCAGGCTGCTCGGCAGCTTCCTCGACGATGAGCGCAGCCGCAAGGAAGTGTTGGCCTTGATGGGATATTAG
- a CDS encoding LD-carboxypeptidase: MRIGIVAPSTPILPDDAEAVRAIAALGYPDVELEFDPQCFAVHGHFAGEDGHRFAALVEMANRPDIDAVWFARGGYGACRIAEDAVAAMTDVARWKAFLGYSDQGNLLGCLYRDGFDHVAHGPMVADIRREGGDGAVTRALDWLVARDPAACEAGLAHGARHAAFNLMTLSMLLGTPLEPDLAGHVLLVEEVSEYLYAFDRAFFHVASYLAPRGLAGIRLGRVSDVPENDRPFGMDAEEIAQGWCVRTGIPWLGRADIGHDAANKVVPFGLHRAG; this comes from the coding sequence TTGCGTATCGGGATCGTCGCCCCTTCGACACCTATTTTACCCGACGATGCGGAAGCGGTCCGGGCGATCGCGGCGCTTGGCTATCCCGATGTCGAGCTGGAATTCGATCCGCAATGCTTTGCGGTGCACGGTCATTTTGCGGGTGAGGACGGGCATCGTTTTGCCGCGCTCGTCGAGATGGCGAACCGTCCCGATATCGATGCGGTGTGGTTCGCGCGCGGCGGTTATGGTGCGTGCCGGATCGCCGAGGATGCGGTGGCGGCGATGACCGATGTCGCAAGGTGGAAGGCGTTTCTCGGCTATTCGGATCAGGGCAATCTGCTTGGGTGCCTCTATCGCGACGGTTTCGACCATGTCGCGCACGGCCCGATGGTCGCCGATATCCGGCGCGAAGGCGGCGATGGGGCGGTGACGCGCGCGCTCGACTGGCTCGTCGCGCGCGATCCGGCGGCGTGCGAGGCGGGACTGGCGCATGGCGCGCGGCATGCGGCGTTCAACCTGATGACGCTGTCGATGCTGCTCGGTACCCCGCTCGAACCCGATCTGGCGGGCCATGTCCTGCTGGTCGAGGAGGTCAGCGAATATCTCTATGCCTTCGACCGCGCTTTCTTCCATGTCGCGAGCTATCTGGCCCCGCGCGGCCTCGCTGGCATCCGCCTCGGGCGGGTGAGCGACGTCCCCGAAAACGACCGGCCGTTCGGCATGGACGCCGAAGAAATCGCGCAGGGCTGGTGTGTGCGGACCGGCATTCCGTGGCTCGGCCGGGCCGACATCGGCCACGACGCGGCGAACAAGGTCGTGCCCTTCGGCTTGCATCGCGCGGGGTGA